The region CGCGGGCGATCGCGAGTTTCGTTGCTTCGTAATTGGTGCGATAAAGATCGTGCCTATCGAGGTTCTTGTCTGTGGCGCAACGAGGATCGAGCCAGAGCATGATAATCATGCAAAGCTCATCCGCCCGGTCCTGCGGCAGAACCCCTTCCGCTAGGCAATCCACAATAGCATCGCCGGTCGCTGCCTGCACGATCCCGCCGAGCAATTCGACATAGTCCTCGGAACGCACCGTCATTTTGGTTGTCATCATTGTCGCTGGGCGTACCATTTGGTTGAGATCGCGGATCACAAACATGCGCGGATGACCAGCCACCTGTCCTGCCATCGCGGCGAAAGCGTGCCCCACGGGACCATTGACATGGCCGATCATCACCTCGGGCATGGCATCAGTGAATTGCCCCTCCGAAGCTAGAACCGTCGCTTCGCCTGTACGCAGCCAAATCTCGCTCATGTTCTCTCCTCACGCTTGAAATGCTGCGCTCGCATAACATCTAGAAAAGCCTAGAGAAAGGGTGTGAGAGACCACGGCCGCGGCGTAAGGACGCCTGTTTTTACAAAATTTCATACTCTGCCGCGCCACGCGATGTACTTTTGGCTCATGACAATCGTACCAAAGTGTTTCACGTGAAACGTTTTTGTAAGATGGCCACTTACGCCGCATCACGTCCGTTTTGTTGAGCGGCTGCCGCGCGAATCGCTGCGATGTTTGATGCGTATTGGCTTGGACCGCCCTTGAAGATGGCGGATCCCGCAACCAGCGTGTCGGCACCCACTGCCGTGACCAGACCAGC is a window of Methylocapsa sp. D3K7 DNA encoding:
- a CDS encoding formaldehyde-activating enzyme, which produces MSEIWLRTGEATVLASEGQFTDAMPEVMIGHVNGPVGHAFAAMAGQVAGHPRMFVIRDLNQMVRPATMMTTKMTVRSEDYVELLGGIVQAATGDAIVDCLAEGVLPQDRADELCMIIMLWLDPRCATDKNLDRHDLYRTNYEATKLAIARAMKGEPTVTELIANRKTIHHYALEGMFED